The Methanolacinia paynteri sequence TCGATGATGGCGCAGAGATTTTATTTTGCACGCGAACAAGCGGGACTTTCAGAAGAGGAAGGCAGCGGATTTCCGGATGTAGTCATAGGCATCGCACATTCCGGAATTCCACTTGCGACCCTTATCGCGGGAAACGAAGGTGCGATGTTCGCGATGTACCACCCGAAGAAGCATGCACAGGGCGACAGCCCCTCGGGATCGCTCAACAGCAGTTTTGCGGGCGTCTCTAACAGATCGTGCCTGATCGTGGACGATGTTGTTACCACCGGAAATACAATTACAGAGGCAATAGAATATATCCGTAAGCACGGAGGGGAGCCTGTGGGGATTTTAGTACTCTTCGACAAGAGAGGACTGAAAGAGATCGGCGGTGTTCCGCTCTATTCGCTGGTTAAGGTCGAAAGGATCGACTAATCAGGAGGATACGAAAATGGCATTAATAGATGTTGTTGTTTTTGAGATAGGAGGAACGCTTTACGCACTGGATATTCATCTCGCAAGAGAGATCGTGGAGATGATGCCTATTACACCAGTTCCGAGGGCTCCACCACATATAGCGGGCATTATCAACCTCAGGGGTGAGATTACAAACATTCTCAACCTGAACAGGATACTAAATCTTCCCGAGCACGAGAACGAAGAGACCCAGAAGATAATCGTTCTCATGCCCGATGCGTCAGGCGGATCGAATGTAGGCATCATCGTCGACAATGTCCGCAGCGTCATCCAGGTCGAGGAAGAAAATATCGAGAGTATGGACAACTCTTTTTCAAAGGAAGCGTTTGTCAAGGGCATAATCAAAGAGAAGACAGAAGACTCGGGCGCAGCAGGCAAGACGGATCTCATAATCTGGCTTGATATGAACCTGATTCTTGCCGGTTTAAATATCGAAAACCTGTAAGATGCGGCGATGATCAGAAAGAACCCGGATCGCTATAATCCGGGGAGAAAACTTTTTTAATAACTGCAACATGAATGGATATAGATCGAATGCTATATATAGAACTTCAAAACCACATTTATGGCAGATCACATAGGAGTATGTAATATGTTAGCTGGACAGCCCATTATAATTTTACGCGATAATGTCGACGTTACAAGCGGAAGGGAGGCGCAGCACTCGAATATCATGGCCTGCAAAGCCATTGCAAGTGCTGTCCGCACGACCCTCGGTCCCCGCGGAATGGACAAGATGCTCGTATCCCCGTCGGGAGATGTGGTAATCACAAACGACGGTGCAACTATTCTTCATGAGATTTCGGTAGAGCACCCTGCAGCTAAGATGATGATCTCGGTTGCAGAGGCCCAGGACGACGAGGTAGGAGACGGCACTACGACATCCTGTATTCTCATCGGCGAACTCATGGAAGAGGCGGAAAGACTCTTTGCAAAGAAAATCCACCCGACCGTTGTTGCAAACGGTTACACTCTTGCAATGGAGAAGGCACTCGAAATTCTTAACGAAAACGCGATCGAGTCCAAAGGAGAGGACAAGGAACTTCTTGTAAAGGTTGCAAACACGGCCGTTACAGGCAAGTCGATCGAGATGATGAAGGAGAAGATCTCCTCGATCGTTGTCGATGCCGTGCTCGCTGTTGCAGAAAAGGACGAGAACGGGAAATACACAGTCGACGAGGACGATGTAAAGATCAAGACGGTCGTAGGCGACAGTCTCGAAGAGGCTGAGCTTCTCTCCGGGTTTATGATCGACAAGACACGCTGCGACGAGGGAATGCCGAAGAAGGTCACGAACGCAAAGGTCGCACTTCTCGCCCAGCCTCTTGAGATAAAGAAGACCGAGACGAAGTCGAAGATCAAGATCACAACCTCCGAGCAGATGGAAGCATTTTCGGACAGCGAGAAGGCGAAGCTGAAGGAGTATGCAGATCTGATCGTTGCATCCGGTGCAAATGTGGTTCTCTGCCAGAAGGGAATCGCCGACGCAGTCCAGTACCACCTTTCCCATGCAGGAATCCTTGCAATTCAGGACGTACCCGAGAAGGACATGAAGTCTTTCTCCCGTGCACTTCACGGAACGATCGTCAACTCGGTAAAGGATCTCGACGAATCGGTCTTCGGAAACGCCGAGAGCGTCGAGGAGATGAAAGATATCAAGGCGACGAAGTTTACCGGGTGCAAAAACGGGAAGATCGTCACGATCCTCCTGAAGGGCTCCAACCAGATCTTCGTCGACGAACTCGAGCGTGCGGCCTATGATGCAGCTCGTGTCGTGATGGATGCACTTGAGGACGGGAAGTATGTTGTCGGCGCCGGAGCAATCGACGCTGAACTCTGCCTCGGCCTCCGCTCGTATGCGGCTACGGTCGGCGGAAGGACACAGCTTGCAATCGATGCGTTCGCAAACATCTTCGAGGCGATACCGAACACCCTTGCGGAGAACTCGGGACTCGATCCGATCGACATCCTCGTAGACCTGAAGTCGGCGCATGCGAACGGAGAGAAATACGCAGGAATAAACGTGTTCACCGGAAAGATCGTGAACATGTATGACGAAGGCGTAATAGAGCCGATGCGTGTAAAGAGACAGGCAATCCAGAGTGCGGCAGAGACTGCGGCACTTCTCATCAGGGTAGACGACATGATGGTTTCAAAGTCGGCCGCCCAGATGAACAGATAATTTCAATCTATTTTTTTAGTTTATTTCAAATTAAAACAGATATTTTTCAGGCAGATTCATCTCCGCCCGTGATCCCACCATCCTGGATATTCATCCTTCTTTTTGCGGCTTACAAGCCCAATAACGGCTATTATTACCAGGATAACGGCAAGTGGCGGGATGGCAAGCGAAGTCAGGGATTTCCCCCCTTCGGCAATAGAAGAATTGCCGGGTGAAGTTGTAGACGCAGCTGTTGCGATTGAAGATGGGGGGGTATTTACAAATGTTGCGGCCTGCGTAGCGATCTCAGTCTCTTTTCCCTCCGGGATTATGGTCGCATCCTCGAATATGGCAATTGCAAACCACGAGAATGACGGAGTTTCGGCACTGTAATAATAGTACGTCCCGTCTTCACCGGTGAACGTTGTAGTAAGTTCCTCCCATTCATCCGTTTCTTCGTTGAAACGCAGCATCACGACATCTCCGTAACCATATCCGTTCGATGCCGGCCAGCTCTTCTTTACCTTGAAGTAAAACGTCAGATCGGAGAGATCAGATTCATCCGCATAGTAGAGAGCTACTTCCTCGTACTCGTAGACATCCGTATCGGGTTCTCCGACAGAAGACGGGACATAACTGTCTTTTCGGACCGTTATCATAAGTTTTTCAATATCCGTTTCTGCGGTTAGAGCCACCCTGTAAACCGCACCTTTGTTCATCTCCAGCGAGACGTTTTCACCTGCCTTCAGGTCTTCAGCGAAACCTGTGCCTGTATCGGTGTTAGACCCTCCGTTCCCGCCGGACGATGATCCCCCTCCGGAGTTTACCAGTACCGTGCAGTTAAACGTCTGCACGTCTACAGTCGCGGCGACTGTCGCCGTTCCGGCGGATGACGACGAATACGTTGTCGATGAAATACCCGATGCAGTGACACCTGAAAGTGACGAAAGGCTTCCCGGACCGCCAGAAAGGCTGAACGTAACCGGGATTCCGTCCGGAACATATCCACCTGAAGAGGTATCTTCGTCCGCCGAATTTCGGGTCAGGTCCGCAATGACGGTGGATGAGCCGCCTGCTGTTATCGACGAAGGCGAAGAGGAGACACCGAGAACAAGCCACGGGGAAACATCGACCGGTCCTCCGCTTAACGCCTTCGTGTAACCGGACGGGTCCGAGTTCGTTCCCCACCAGTTATTCTCTGCATCCATGGTTCCGTCCTCCATCACAACCGCTGTCCCGGCATTGCAGTCATATATCCTGCAATATTGAATAGCGGAAATACTGTAATTGGCATAGATTACACCCCCAAACATTTTTTCTGCCGAACAGTTCGTGAAGTCGGAGGACGTGATTGTGGCATAGGTTGTATAATCAGTATCCGAAAGGATTGCTCCGGCATAATTCAACGCCGAACAGCCGGTAAAGGTGCAGGAGCTGATAGTAAGATAATTGTTGTCCATTGATAAGATCGCACCGCCGGAATCGATTCCCCTGCAATTGGTAAAAGTGCATGAAGTAACGGTGACAGTGGATAATTCCGAATACACTGCACCACCGGCACTTGCCCGGCAACCGGTAAAGGAAGAGGAGGAGATCAGGAAAGTACCCCCGGCATCATAGTTGGAGCAGATGCCCCCGCCATAACTATAGCCGCCCGTGCCATAACAGCCGGTGAAGGTACAGGAGGTTACTGTCGCATCGAGGGAAGAGATCCCGCCACCGTCATAGACCGCCTTACAACCGGTGAAAGTACTGGAGATAACGGTAGTGGTGTTAGAATATATTCCGCCGCCGTCGCAATCAGAAGTGCAATTGATGAAATTACAGGACTCTGCGGTCGCGTCCAGTGAGGATATCCCGCCGCCTATACCAAGGTGAACCTTAGAATCACTGCCGGTGTAAGTACTTACAGCACAGTCTGTGAAATTACAAGACCGGACCGTTACCGCATCGGAAAAGATCCCCCCGCCGGACCATGCAAAACAGCCGGTGAAACTGCACGATATCGCGGTCACGTCATCCGATGAGATTGCACCGCCCAGGCAGACCGATGATCCGCACCGTGTAAAACTGCATGACGTCGCATTAACGACCGCAGCACATATTGCACCCCCGGTATTCGACGAGCAGTTAGTAAACGTGCAGGACGTTGCGATAACGTTGCCGCTTGACGAGTAGATCGCACCGCCATTTCCCAAAGTCAGCGCCGAACAGTTGGTTATGACCGAAGACGAGATCTCGACACTGCCGTTGATCGTGCAGATCGCTCCGCCTTCGTCGTCAGAAACGCTTCCGTTCGTCAGTGCCAGACCCTCGATTGTGAGCGTATGGCCGGCCGTAGTGTTATCATAAAATATCCTGCCTGAACCCATCGCATCGATTATCGTGTTCCCCGCACTCCCCCCCGCGGAGAGATTTGACTTTATTGTGACGTTCTTTGAAACGGTGATATTGTACTGATGATATGTTCCCGGATTCAGGATAAGAGTGTCTCCCGGAGATGCAAGCGAGATATTAGCCTCGATCGAGTCTGTTGTATTCAGCGTCCATACTTCGGCCGATACGGGCATCGACGTCAACAACAGAAATACAAGGAAAGCAGGAAAGACCAGAAACACAGTCCGCTTTAAAGAAACGGCCCTTAAATGTATTTTCCCATGTACGACTGATATTTCCGGCTGAAGAAAACGAACATGTAGAAATTCAGGCACAATACAACCCCCGGAAAACTGTATCATGACAGGAGGAGAGAACCGATCTGCATGACATCCCAGGTTTTATTAATACTAAATCTTAAAACGTTTTTAAAAGTTGTCTTTTTGTTATCAATTTTTAACTCCACCAACTCTATGATGAAATATGATTCCGCCTCCTTCGAACGACCAATACCTTGATAAAACAGAATCCCCCCATTGGGTATTATGTCAGAGGAGACAGCAGTGTTTGCCGGAGGATGCTTCTGGCACGTCGAAGAGGCCTTCGGGAAGGTTAGGGGAGTAATCAGGACCCGTGTAGGGTATACGGGCGGGAAACTCGACAACCCGTGTTACGAGGACGTTTGCACAGGAAATACCGGGCACGCGGAAGCAGTTGAGGTCACATTCGCACCCGAAGCCGTATCATACAGGGACCTCCTTAAAGAATTCTTCAATATGCACGACCCGACGACGCTCAACAAACAGGGGCCCGATGTCGGGACGCAGTACAGGTCTGCGATCTTCTGCAGGGACGAACTCCAGAAGAACGAGGCGGAGAATTTCGTAAGGGAGCTCGAAGATGAAAGCAGGTTCGGTGGAAAAGAGATCGTCACCGAGGTAGTCCCTCTCGGGAAGTTCTGGGAGGCGGAGGAATACCACCAGAAGTATCTCTTCAAGATAAGAAACCAGGGTGTAAACCCGGAGTGCCGGGTGGATCTCGGGAAGAGGGAGTAAAACAGCCGGAAAAAACCCTTCCCGGGTTGCCCACAGGTCAGGACATTTATAATAAAAAATATTAAGCCCGGTTCTCCCCCCATAACCAAAAATATTTTCATATGCCACCTTAATCTTCGATTAAAGAACTTCTTCCGGCATAATTCTAAAAACAGGATTAAATCACAATTTATATTCGCATTTTTAGATGCATTTATTTTATCAAATTGTAAAAATATTAAATTATAGAATCCGTTTTTACAAATATTCCAATTATATCGGGAATTGCAAACAGTTACCAAAGATGAAAAAGATATTGAAATGTAACAAAACCACCGGGGGGCTTTGGTGATACGATATGGACATACCGAAAGAAGATAACATAGGAGATAACAAGAAAGTCAAGGTCGAAGCCCGGAACCTTGTAAAAATATTCGGCCCGAGGCCTGAAGCGGCGCTCGAAATGCTGGAGGAAGGAAGATCGAAGAAAGAGATCATGGAAGCGACGCAGCAGAACATTGCGCTCAACAATGTCTCGTTCGAGGTATATGAAGGCGAGATCTTCGTCCTCATGGGGCTTTCGGGATGCGGCAAATCGACACTTTTAAGGTGCTTAAACCGCCTTGTCGAGCCGACATCAGGTGAAATCCTCGTGGACGGGGAGAACATCCGGGAGATGAACGAGGAAGAGCTCCGGGAGTTCCGGAGAAACAAGATCGGGATGATCTTCCAGGGTTTTGCACTTCTCCCTCACAGGACTGTTCTCGACAACGTCGCGTTCCCGCTCGAAATCCAGGGAATTCCAATTGAAGAGAGGCACCAGAAGGCCGAAAAGGCGATAAGTCTCGTAGGGCTTGAAGGCTACGAAAACAGCATGCCCTCCGAGCTTTCCGGCGGAATGCAGCAGCGTGTCGGACTTGCAAGAGCTCTTGCGGGTGACTGCGACATTCTCCTGATGGACGAAGCGTTCAGTGCCCTCGATCCCATGATAAGAAGGGAGATGCAGGACGAACTTCTCGACCTGCAGGACAGGGTGAACAAGACAATAATTTTCGTGAGCCACGACCTTGACGAGGCGCTGAAGCTCGGCGACAGGATAGCGCTTATGAAGGACGGGGGCATAGTGCAGGTGGGAACCGCCGAGGATATCCTTACTAACCCCGAGACGAAATACGTCGAAAAGTTCGTCGAAGATGTCGACATGGCAAAAGTGCTCTCGGCAAAGGATGTGATGAAGAGGCCCGAGCCGCTTGTTTCAGTCTCGTCCGGTCCGAACAATGCCCTTCACCTGATGGAGGAATACGGGATATCGAGCGTATTCGCGGTCTCGAAGCACAGGATATATGAAGGGCTCGTGCTTGTCGACGATGCGACTGAGGCGAAAAAAAGCGGCCTCGGTCTCGAAGGCATAATCAAACGGGATATCCCGTCCGTCAGCCCCGACACACCGGTCACGGAGATCATCCCCCTGGTGGCGGAGTCGGGAATACCTATCCCGGTCCTCGATGACGAACAAAAAATAAAGGGAATAATCATCAAGGGATCGGTTCTCGCCGCCCTTTCGAGGATGGAGGTCTGAAGATGGCAGGCGATTCATATGCGATCTTTCCGAAGATTCCACTGGGCGAGGCGGTTGAGTACATCGTCGACTGGATCGACACTTACTTCGGGTGGCTTCTCGACGCGATAAGTTTTGTTCTTGACGTTTTCATATCCGCAATCAAGGACCTTCTGCTCTTCATACCCTCTTTCATCATCATACTCATCCTTGCGGCGGCGGGCTGGTATGTATCGAACAAAGACTGGAAGATGCCGGTTCTTATCGCGGCAGGGCTTCTTTTAATCCAGAACCTTCGTCTCTGGCCTGAATCGATGGAGACTCTTGCCCTCGTCATCTCGTCGACTTTCGTCGCTCTTCTGATCGCGATTCCGACTGGGATCGCCGCATCGAGAAGCGATGCATTCGACAGCATGCTACGGCCTTTCCTGGATTTCATGCAGACGATGCCGTCTTTCGTCTACCTGATCCCCGCCGTAATCTTCTTCGGGCTCGGGGATGTTCCCGGCATGATCGCAACGGTCATATTCGCGATGCCGCCTGCAATAAGGCTGACGAATCTCGGAATCAGGCAGATCCCGAAAGAGCTGAACGAAGTGGCGGATTCTTTCGGTGCGACACCAAACCAGAAACTTATCAAGGTCCAGCTTCCGGTAGCAATGCCGACGATCATGGCGGGCGTGAACCAGTGCATTATGCTTGCCCTGTCGATGACGGTCATCGCCTCGATGATTGCCGCCGGGGGTCTCGGCCTGAACGTCCTTACCGGAATCCAGAGGGTCGATATAGGGATGGGTTTCGAGGCAGGACTTGCCATCGTGATCATCGCGATTATACTCGACAGGCTCTCCCAGAACCTGATCAAAACAACGGCCTGAAGATAAACAGGAAAACCCATACATTTTTATAAGGTCAAAAAGATAATTTTTAAAAAGGACAATTTTTCCTTTTTGTGACATTTTCAGGCATATTTTAAGGACGTCCATCCTTTCTATGCCGAAAACAAACGAGGACTGGTTATGACTGGTAAATTTAAAGCAATAGGACTTATAATTTTGGTATTGTTCGCTTTTACGCTCTTTGCAGGGTGTACGGGAAACGATACGGGACAGACCGGAGAACAGACAACTGCGACTACGCCCACTCCAACGACGGGAACAGAGAGCAAGGGTGAAGTGAGCATTGGTTACGTACTCTGGGATTCCGAGATTGCAAGCACGAACGTGTTGAAGCAGGCGTTCGAGAAGGCCGGATACGATGTCGAGCTCTATGCAGTGGATGCAGGGCCGCTTTACCAGGCGCTTGCCGACGGAGATGTGGACTGTTCGGTCTCCGCATGGCTTCCTTCGACCCAGGCAAACTACTGGGACACATACGGTAACGACATCGATCTCGTCGGAAGGAACATGGAAGGAACGAAGATCGGCCTTGTGGTCCCGACGTATGTCACCATCGATTCGATCGAAGAGCTGAATGGTGTCGCGGATCAGTTTGACAGCACGATCACCGGTATCGAGCCGGGTGCGGGAATCATGCAGAATACAGAGGAGGCGATTGACGAATACAGCCTCGATTACACTCTTCTTTCGAGCAGCAGTGCGGGAATGACCGCAGAGCTTGCGAAGGCCTACAAGGACGAGGACTGGATCGTGGTTACCGGGTGGACCCCGCACTGGATGTTTTCAAGATATGATCTCAAGTACCTCGATGACCCGAAAGAAGTTTACGGGGGCGACGAGTATATCGCAACCCTTGCAAGACAGGGACTGAAAGAGGACAAGCCGGAAGTCTACGCGATTCTTCAGAACTTCAACTGGACTGCGGACGATATGTCGTCTGTGATGCTCGATATCGAGGGCGGAGCTTCGGAGGACGAGGCTGCGGCTGCATGGATCGAGGCGAACGAGAACACCGTGAACGGCTGGATCTCCTGAAACTTTAATTAATTTTTAGAATTTTTTTTAGCCTCTCGAAGCTGTTTCCATTATAACGTATTCGGCTTCGGCTATGTATTCGTCCTCGGGAACGGGGCGGCTGTCTAAAAGGATTATTACGGTGTCGGGGATGAGGCCGAAGGAGAGAAGCATCTCAGAGAGTTTTTCGCCTTCGTAAAATTCGTATTCGATATCTTTCGATTCCCTTTTGAAATGGACTCTGCACTTCATCTTTCTCACCAGCTCCAGCCCGGTCCTCTCCCGGTTTCTACCTTAATTCTATAATCGGGTTTTGATATAACAGTGTGTCAATAATTTCTACCGGGCAGAGATTACAGCGGTATGCTTATTTCTTGTAATGTCCAATATATAGAACCGGCATTGCGCAGGGAGCAGAATGCGAAACGCGTAGTGCACTGTAATTTGAGCAAATTATTATTTGCCGAGATAGTCTAGTCCGGGAAGGCGGTAGCCTCGAAAGCTACTGGTGTCCGCACCTCGGGAGTTCAAATCTCCCTCTCGGCGTATTTGTATTTTTTATTTTACCAGATTCATTCATTATATCCATTATGCAGATCTGAGATTTTTCTAGCTTTCTCCGGTACAAATCAACGAATAAATATAATCAGTCCCAATTAGCAACTAAGAATGTTTTCACAGGCAATTCAGAAAGCGATGAATTTTACATGGCCGGTTGTATGCTCCTTCAGTACAATAGGGGGGAAAACGGAAAGCCCGATAGGAGCCTGCGTTTTGCTAAACGATGAAGGATGGATAATAACCGTAGCACACCTGTTCATTCCGAGATTCAAATTTCAGCAGGATCAAAAGAACGTAGAAGCATACAATTTGGAAGTCGATAAAATAAATTCGGACGACAAACTTAATGAAAACCAGAAACGGAAAAAGATCTCGAAGATAAGCAAAGACGAAAAATGGATCACCAATTTTTCGGACGTCGCATTCATCGATAAAAATCAATACACCGTCGAACGGGTGATCTCGAACACGCAACTCGACATCGCCATAGCAAAACTAAAAGATTTCAAACCGCAGGAATCCGTCGAATACCCGGTCTTCAAACAGCCGACAGAAATAATGCCCGGAAAATCGGTATGCAAATTAGGATTCCCGTTTAACAGCATAAACTCCGAACTCGTCAAAACAGACGGCAGGGAATTTTTCCGGTTTATAAACAACCCGTTCCCCATGGCCTTATTCCCCATAGACGGAATAACCACGAGAACACTAAAAGGCGAAAAGACAAAAGACGGCTTCGAGAACCTCTTCATCGAGACATCATCCCCCGGACTCAGGGGACAGAGCGGAGGGCCGATCTTCGACACCAACGGCGTAATC is a genomic window containing:
- a CDS encoding orotate phosphoribosyltransferase-like protein — translated: MSSLDELINKARLLHSEGRSTSQISDELSLSAETVTWLLTREKSGGDVPRDVLIDWSSISCDSNNLCLAASMMAQRFYFAREQAGLSEEEGSGFPDVVIGIAHSGIPLATLIAGNEGAMFAMYHPKKHAQGDSPSGSLNSSFAGVSNRSCLIVDDVVTTGNTITEAIEYIRKHGGEPVGILVLFDKRGLKEIGGVPLYSLVKVERID
- a CDS encoding chemotaxis protein CheW, encoding MALIDVVVFEIGGTLYALDIHLAREIVEMMPITPVPRAPPHIAGIINLRGEITNILNLNRILNLPEHENEETQKIIVLMPDASGGSNVGIIVDNVRSVIQVEEENIESMDNSFSKEAFVKGIIKEKTEDSGAAGKTDLIIWLDMNLILAGLNIENL
- the thsA gene encoding thermosome subunit alpha encodes the protein MLAGQPIIILRDNVDVTSGREAQHSNIMACKAIASAVRTTLGPRGMDKMLVSPSGDVVITNDGATILHEISVEHPAAKMMISVAEAQDDEVGDGTTTSCILIGELMEEAERLFAKKIHPTVVANGYTLAMEKALEILNENAIESKGEDKELLVKVANTAVTGKSIEMMKEKISSIVVDAVLAVAEKDENGKYTVDEDDVKIKTVVGDSLEEAELLSGFMIDKTRCDEGMPKKVTNAKVALLAQPLEIKKTETKSKIKITTSEQMEAFSDSEKAKLKEYADLIVASGANVVLCQKGIADAVQYHLSHAGILAIQDVPEKDMKSFSRALHGTIVNSVKDLDESVFGNAESVEEMKDIKATKFTGCKNGKIVTILLKGSNQIFVDELERAAYDAARVVMDALEDGKYVVGAGAIDAELCLGLRSYAATVGGRTQLAIDAFANIFEAIPNTLAENSGLDPIDILVDLKSAHANGEKYAGINVFTGKIVNMYDEGVIEPMRVKRQAIQSAAETAALLIRVDDMMVSKSAAQMNR
- a CDS encoding PGF-pre-PGF domain-containing protein, which gives rise to MFLVFPAFLVFLLLTSMPVSAEVWTLNTTDSIEANISLASPGDTLILNPGTYHQYNITVSKNVTIKSNLSAGGSAGNTIIDAMGSGRIFYDNTTAGHTLTIEGLALTNGSVSDDEGGAICTINGSVEISSSVITNCSALTLGNGGAIYSSSGNVIATSCTFTNCSSNTGGAICAAVVNATSCSFTRCGSSVCLGGAISSDDVTAISCSFTGCFAWSGGGIFSDAVTVRSCNFTDCAVSTYTGSDSKVHLGIGGGISSLDATAESCNFINCTSDCDGGGIYSNTTTVISSTFTGCKAVYDGGGISSLDATVTSCTFTGCYGTGGYSYGGGICSNYDAGGTFLISSSSFTGCRASAGGAVYSELSTVTVTSCTFTNCRGIDSGGAILSMDNNYLTISSCTFTGCSALNYAGAILSDTDYTTYATITSSDFTNCSAEKMFGGVIYANYSISAIQYCRIYDCNAGTAVVMEDGTMDAENNWWGTNSDPSGYTKALSGGPVDVSPWLVLGVSSSPSSITAGGSSTVIADLTRNSADEDTSSGGYVPDGIPVTFSLSGGPGSLSSLSGVTASGISSTTYSSSSAGTATVAATVDVQTFNCTVLVNSGGGSSSGGNGGSNTDTGTGFAEDLKAGENVSLEMNKGAVYRVALTAETDIEKLMITVRKDSYVPSSVGEPDTDVYEYEEVALYYADESDLSDLTFYFKVKKSWPASNGYGYGDVVMLRFNEETDEWEELTTTFTGEDGTYYYYSAETPSFSWFAIAIFEDATIIPEGKETEIATQAATFVNTPPSSIATAASTTSPGNSSIAEGGKSLTSLAIPPLAVILVIIAVIGLVSRKKKDEYPGWWDHGRR
- the msrA gene encoding peptide-methionine (S)-S-oxide reductase MsrA, which codes for MSEETAVFAGGCFWHVEEAFGKVRGVIRTRVGYTGGKLDNPCYEDVCTGNTGHAEAVEVTFAPEAVSYRDLLKEFFNMHDPTTLNKQGPDVGTQYRSAIFCRDELQKNEAENFVRELEDESRFGGKEIVTEVVPLGKFWEAEEYHQKYLFKIRNQGVNPECRVDLGKRE
- a CDS encoding quaternary amine ABC transporter ATP-binding protein; its protein translation is MDIPKEDNIGDNKKVKVEARNLVKIFGPRPEAALEMLEEGRSKKEIMEATQQNIALNNVSFEVYEGEIFVLMGLSGCGKSTLLRCLNRLVEPTSGEILVDGENIREMNEEELREFRRNKIGMIFQGFALLPHRTVLDNVAFPLEIQGIPIEERHQKAEKAISLVGLEGYENSMPSELSGGMQQRVGLARALAGDCDILLMDEAFSALDPMIRREMQDELLDLQDRVNKTIIFVSHDLDEALKLGDRIALMKDGGIVQVGTAEDILTNPETKYVEKFVEDVDMAKVLSAKDVMKRPEPLVSVSSGPNNALHLMEEYGISSVFAVSKHRIYEGLVLVDDATEAKKSGLGLEGIIKRDIPSVSPDTPVTEIIPLVAESGIPIPVLDDEQKIKGIIIKGSVLAALSRMEV
- a CDS encoding ABC transporter permease, coding for MAGDSYAIFPKIPLGEAVEYIVDWIDTYFGWLLDAISFVLDVFISAIKDLLLFIPSFIIILILAAAGWYVSNKDWKMPVLIAAGLLLIQNLRLWPESMETLALVISSTFVALLIAIPTGIAASRSDAFDSMLRPFLDFMQTMPSFVYLIPAVIFFGLGDVPGMIATVIFAMPPAIRLTNLGIRQIPKELNEVADSFGATPNQKLIKVQLPVAMPTIMAGVNQCIMLALSMTVIASMIAAGGLGLNVLTGIQRVDIGMGFEAGLAIVIIAIILDRLSQNLIKTTA
- a CDS encoding glycine betaine ABC transporter substrate-binding protein → MTGKFKAIGLIILVLFAFTLFAGCTGNDTGQTGEQTTATTPTPTTGTESKGEVSIGYVLWDSEIASTNVLKQAFEKAGYDVELYAVDAGPLYQALADGDVDCSVSAWLPSTQANYWDTYGNDIDLVGRNMEGTKIGLVVPTYVTIDSIEELNGVADQFDSTITGIEPGAGIMQNTEEAIDEYSLDYTLLSSSSAGMTAELAKAYKDEDWIVVTGWTPHWMFSRYDLKYLDDPKEVYGGDEYIATLARQGLKEDKPEVYAILQNFNWTADDMSSVMLDIEGGASEDEAAAAWIEANENTVNGWIS
- a CDS encoding ubiquitin family protein; protein product: MKCRVHFKRESKDIEYEFYEGEKLSEMLLSFGLIPDTVIILLDSRPVPEDEYIAEAEYVIMETASRG
- a CDS encoding S1 family peptidase encodes the protein MFSQAIQKAMNFTWPVVCSFSTIGGKTESPIGACVLLNDEGWIITVAHLFIPRFKFQQDQKNVEAYNLEVDKINSDDKLNENQKRKKISKISKDEKWITNFSDVAFIDKNQYTVERVISNTQLDIAIAKLKDFKPQESVEYPVFKQPTEIMPGKSVCKLGFPFNSINSELVKTDGREFFRFINNPFPMALFPIDGITTRTLKGEKTKDGFENLFIETSSPGLRGQSGGPIFDTNGVIWGIQSHTAHLSLGFSPKINRNGKEVEENQFINLGVGVHPVTISQFLERNGIKYQTADY